One window of Halorubrum depositum genomic DNA carries:
- a CDS encoding IS5 family transposase has translation MKALPKSQILRFAEKAIHLARRAVSRYSSKFSKHRYTLPQHVVLLCLKVQKNTTYRGLLDELIEMPRIRRALGLAELPTPSTLCKAFNRLDMTVWRIILTLSATLLPTSGVVGVDASGFDRSHASKHYTKRAELTIQQLKVTLLVDAKVNAILDLHVTTTRKHDSQVAPSLIKRNPENIDILLGDKGYDDQKIRRLARQHEVRPLIKHREFTSLHKAWNARLDADLYGQRSQSETVNSTLKRKYGAFVRSRRWWKQFRELTIACLSHNIDRSL, from the coding sequence ATGAAGGCCCTCCCGAAGTCGCAGATTCTCCGTTTTGCTGAGAAGGCGATCCATCTGGCGCGTCGAGCGGTCTCCCGATACTCCTCGAAATTTTCTAAACACCGCTATACACTTCCCCAACACGTTGTTCTGTTGTGTCTCAAAGTTCAAAAGAACACAACCTACCGTGGCTTGCTTGACGAACTGATCGAGATGCCACGCATCCGTCGAGCTCTTGGATTAGCTGAACTTCCTACTCCTTCAACGCTCTGTAAGGCGTTCAATCGACTTGATATGACCGTATGGCGTATCATATTGACTCTCTCAGCGACGCTACTTCCGACGAGCGGAGTTGTTGGAGTTGATGCATCAGGGTTCGACCGCAGTCACGCTTCGAAACACTACACGAAACGCGCCGAGCTCACGATTCAGCAGCTCAAAGTGACGCTGCTGGTCGATGCGAAGGTGAACGCAATCCTAGATTTACACGTGACGACGACCCGGAAACACGATAGCCAGGTTGCGCCGTCACTGATCAAACGCAATCCCGAGAATATCGACATTCTGCTCGGTGACAAGGGCTACGACGACCAGAAGATCAGGCGGCTTGCTCGTCAACACGAGGTTCGTCCACTGATCAAGCATCGTGAGTTCACATCGCTCCATAAGGCATGGAACGCGCGCTTAGATGCTGATCTCTATGGCCAGCGGAGTCAATCCGAGACAGTCAACTCTACGCTCAAGCGGAAGTACGGTGCGTTCGTCCGCTCACGACGATGGTGGAAGCAGTTCCGTGAACTCACCATCGCTTGTCTCAGTCACAACATCGACCGATCACTCTGA
- a CDS encoding heavy metal translocating P-type ATPase: protein MTEKCYLCGREIQSSTFEADGERSFCSSGCHDVHTTLGAPDSLDVTQTTTENKIDEGDDTVPPDQYRSRTFLRIDGMYSATCEAYLESLAEKQEGVISAEASYVTETIRVEHDPDTVSKESLRDVLSTLGYTAYLREDASSDVSETGGTTRRAREMGGIRKRRDDQLLGMRYSVGFLFGAFLLVPYVAIIYPAHLASIFDWQALEIFEGAFRLDSEGAFVFLRLYFVMTGIILLFTGLPVLRGAYLSLKMRRPNTDLLVAITAISAYTYSTAAVILGQNDIFYDLAIVVTAAVTAMVFYESSIKQRALDRLTELTISQVERARTYDSDGKTEEVRVEDLNSGDVVLVRQGERVPVDGELVEDSCTVDEAIVTGESLPVLKRAGNEIIGGSIVTDGAALVRVGTDVTSSIDRITTAVWDLQSATHGVQRHADQLASYAVLLVVGAAVAIGGASVIAFDMSIPDAILLALLVLLAGSPWALGLATPLSVAKSLASALRRGIIIFDETVFERLRDIDTVVFDKTGTLTTGEMEVIEADAPADLLDAVAALEQRASHPAANAITTAFAHRNATDQGLDDQSNSDNNGNETEKTGQISEFTNHQSGIEGVIDGTPYLVGNLDLFAEQGWTVDDDIRSRVADARGFGQLSVVVGRDGTAEGLIVVGDEPRDGWDDTISRLGARDTDIVVLTGDDEEATDFFKQHEAVTHVFAKVPPEGKTATIRRLKSDGQVAMIGDGTNDAPALAAADLGISLGGGTALAADAADIAIVDNDIRSVETAFDLAGAARRRVKQNNLLAFSYNGIALLALAVGFFNPLSAAIAVIAGGGLVAVNTRRKLLQ from the coding sequence ATGACTGAAAAATGTTATTTGTGTGGTCGAGAGATTCAGTCTTCCACGTTCGAGGCTGATGGTGAACGCTCGTTCTGTTCGAGCGGGTGCCACGATGTACACACGACGCTTGGGGCTCCCGATTCTCTCGATGTCACCCAGACCACAACTGAGAACAAGATTGATGAGGGAGACGACACTGTTCCTCCCGATCAGTATCGTTCTCGGACGTTCCTCCGGATTGACGGCATGTACTCCGCGACGTGTGAGGCGTATCTTGAATCTCTCGCTGAGAAACAAGAGGGAGTGATCAGTGCCGAGGCGAGTTACGTCACCGAGACGATCCGAGTTGAACACGACCCAGACACTGTTTCGAAGGAGTCGCTGCGTGATGTATTGAGTACCCTCGGGTATACGGCGTATCTCCGTGAGGATGCCTCGTCAGACGTGAGCGAAACCGGTGGGACGACGCGCCGAGCACGAGAGATGGGTGGAATTCGAAAGCGTCGAGACGACCAGCTGTTGGGAATGCGATACTCCGTCGGATTCCTCTTCGGTGCGTTTCTGTTGGTCCCGTACGTCGCAATTATCTATCCCGCTCACCTTGCGTCAATATTTGACTGGCAAGCGCTCGAAATATTCGAGGGTGCCTTCCGTCTAGATAGCGAGGGAGCGTTCGTCTTCCTCCGGCTGTATTTCGTGATGACCGGCATTATTCTCCTCTTCACCGGTCTCCCGGTGTTGCGCGGCGCATACCTCAGTCTCAAAATGCGACGCCCGAACACCGACCTGTTGGTCGCGATCACCGCGATCAGCGCGTACACGTACAGTACGGCCGCTGTCATCCTCGGACAAAACGACATTTTCTACGACCTCGCGATCGTCGTCACGGCCGCAGTCACCGCGATGGTGTTCTACGAGTCGTCGATCAAGCAGCGCGCCCTTGATCGCCTCACCGAACTCACGATATCACAAGTCGAGCGCGCACGAACGTATGACTCGGACGGGAAGACTGAGGAAGTTCGCGTGGAGGACCTCAATTCAGGGGATGTCGTGCTCGTTCGACAGGGTGAACGAGTCCCAGTAGACGGTGAACTGGTCGAAGACAGCTGTACCGTCGACGAAGCGATCGTCACTGGCGAGTCGCTTCCGGTGCTAAAACGCGCCGGCAACGAGATCATTGGTGGATCGATCGTCACGGACGGCGCGGCCTTGGTTCGTGTCGGCACGGACGTGACGAGCAGTATCGATCGGATAACCACAGCCGTGTGGGACCTCCAGAGCGCGACTCACGGCGTCCAACGCCACGCCGACCAACTCGCGTCGTACGCGGTACTTCTCGTTGTCGGAGCCGCCGTTGCGATCGGTGGTGCCAGTGTAATCGCGTTCGACATGAGCATCCCGGACGCGATCCTCCTCGCACTGCTGGTCCTCCTCGCCGGTTCGCCGTGGGCCCTCGGACTTGCGACGCCGCTCTCGGTCGCGAAGAGCCTCGCAAGTGCACTCCGTCGGGGGATCATTATCTTCGACGAGACGGTGTTCGAACGACTCCGAGACATCGATACCGTTGTTTTCGACAAGACGGGGACCCTCACGACCGGAGAGATGGAGGTGATCGAAGCGGACGCTCCTGCGGACCTCCTTGACGCCGTCGCAGCGCTCGAACAACGAGCATCACATCCCGCTGCAAACGCCATCACAACGGCTTTCGCCCACAGGAATGCGACCGACCAAGGCCTTGACGATCAATCGAACTCGGACAATAACGGTAATGAGACAGAGAAAACAGGCCAGATAAGCGAGTTCACGAATCACCAGTCCGGTATCGAAGGGGTGATCGATGGAACTCCGTATCTTGTCGGAAACCTCGATCTCTTCGCGGAACAGGGGTGGACCGTGGACGACGACATCCGGTCTCGTGTCGCCGACGCTCGGGGCTTCGGTCAGCTTTCGGTCGTCGTCGGTCGCGACGGGACAGCAGAGGGGCTGATCGTCGTGGGCGATGAGCCGCGGGACGGCTGGGACGACACCATCTCTCGGCTCGGAGCACGAGACACGGACATCGTCGTCTTGACCGGTGACGACGAGGAAGCGACGGACTTCTTCAAGCAGCACGAAGCCGTGACGCACGTCTTCGCGAAGGTTCCACCGGAAGGAAAGACGGCGACGATCCGGCGACTCAAATCAGACGGTCAGGTCGCGATGATCGGGGACGGTACCAACGACGCCCCGGCACTCGCAGCCGCCGACCTCGGTATTTCGTTGGGCGGCGGCACGGCGTTAGCTGCTGACGCCGCCGATATCGCTATCGTCGACAACGACATCCGCTCCGTCGAAACCGCCTTCGACCTAGCGGGTGCGGCTCGTCGTCGCGTGAAACAGAACAACCTCCTCGCGTTCTCCTACAACGGAATCGCTCTCTTGGCGTTGGCCGTCGGGTTCTTCAATCCGCTGTCAGCAGCGATCGCAGTCATTGCCGGCGGCGGTCTAGTCGCTGTGAACACCCGACGAAAGTTGCTTCAGTAG